GGATGTGATACTATCTTCATTGTAACCTCCAAGTTTAGAAAAGTTACATAAATTATTCGAGATCACATCCGAACAAAAAAAATTCTAGCATATAAAAATGTAATTAAGAAAagtttaaaagaattgaaaattacCAATAAAGTACGTCTTTTTTTTCAGTGGCTGCATAAAAACTTTAAAGTTAGGCGTCCTTAACTTTGGAGTAATTGAAATAATGCAAATATCCGTAAATCAAAGAATTCGATATTGAAAGTATCAATAGATATCTCAACATCTTTAATTAATGCtgagaaaacataaaaatgttatttatttagTCCAATATGAATAGAAATATTAACaccaatatttataatttagtttgggagttaaaacaaattaattattaatctaaTTTCGTGATTTATAGAAATATCTGTCGATATCGATATATCCATAAAATTCAGATTTCGATATCAATATGGATATCGATATTTTAATCCTTATAATTCTATATTGGGTGATCTCAtaggaattttttttagaaaacatgTTTATGGGAAGGAAAGATGACGTTGGCCTAAAGTGTTACATTCATTGTTAATTGTTAGGAAATAGCTGTAAATTTTCACGTATGATGTTGCAGTCACAAAATAATATGCTAATTGGTGGATGAGATTGATTGCAATATGATATTTAGATATAAGTTTAAGCATAGAATAGAAGCCATAATCATGAAACCTAACCAAAGGAACCTTCTACAAGAATGCTCCCTTCCacagttttttcttttcttcctttctctctctGTCACACAGACTTCTGTTTACCTTTAAAAAGAGAAAGGGTAAACGATTTGGAATGgaatatataatatgaaaaagTCAACATAATTATAGTACTAACATGGACAACTGCAGCTGTAAGAAATTCTAAATGTCACTCAAAAAAGATATTGGACCACCCCCTCTTTTTCGACTCACTTTTTAATTAGCAAAATCACATTATCATAAACATATCAACGTAGAATCCAATGTTCACATGCATTTGAAACTCAAAGgacccattttttatttttattttttgtgtggAATGGACATTTCATTGGATTCCTTTTTATGGAAAGAATTTCTCTCTAATCTTTTGATCAAGTGATTGAGAGCAGGGACCAACATAATGAAAGTGGAGATGGGAAAAGGTTTAATCTAATTCCAATAATATTCTTTTTTCTCAACTTGGATTGGCATTGTGGAACAAATGATGAACAGTTTGAAACTTCTACTTGGGTAGAGATTTGAATTTCCCTAGTCATCTGAGAGAGATAAGTTATTATATTCAACAATTGCCGAAGGTTGTAATCTTTGACAATGTTTcccatatatatacatacacgaTCAAAGTCAACAAATGAGGTCATAAGTACATAGCTAGTTTAGTGGACAATTAAGGGAAACTTTCGGAATTATAGCAACAAATTTATACACTAGAGACTCCAAATCAATAGAATATAATCGCAAGTAGCGGAGCAAGAAACTAGACCTCTGTTCTGTTGATTCATGGCTTCCCTAAGATTCAATATTGTTGGCTGTCAAGATACCCTCTCCGGCAAATCATTGGTATCACGTCATTGCCCATGATTTGAGAGGCTAGGATGATTTCGAATCTCCACCAAGCCTCAATTCCTACACCATTTTCTCATAGTTGGAGATCTTGGGAAGTAAGGAACAGCTAATTCTGAAGAGTTCTGAAATTAGGCATTCATGATGGGAATATATCGGGAAGCAGTTGCCGGATGGAATATGAGCTTTTTCAAACTTGATAAGGTAAGGACCTTATGGCATTACCTGTTTCTTACTTTCCAAGATATCCACAAACTAAAACAGTTTAACATTTATCAGACAATTAACTGGAGATGGTTCTCATGTGGTTCAGCTTCAGTTCCGCACAAACATATTGTTTTCTACATTCCTTTTCTACAGGACATAGCACTACTCCTCTGGACTTATTTGTGAAGGAACCAGGGTTAGCAGAGAGGATTTGAAAGTATAATCACATAATGGCATTGAACAAATGACTGctaataacaaataaagaatcCATCTCAGCTCCTGCTGCCACCATGAATAATTGACGAGGAGCTCCAAGTGAACGCTGATAACTCTGAGAAATTTAGCTTCATGGGTCCATTTCATTTAACTATCATACTATGGACATGTAAACAATAACGAAAATGTATTcacatttccttttcttttttttctttttttggtcatttttctaAGAGTACAAAGGGGATAACAACagtatttgtttaaaattgcTTTGAAAATGAAGCTTGCTCATTATATTATGGTAACAGTAACTGGGATGTGGGATCTGTCGGCAACAGGGCAGGGATAACAAAATTAAGAGTTCCCAACAAAAAATTTAGTCGGTAATAAAAATATTGGATTCAAATCAGCAGGAACCAAAAAATATGTGCAAGGAGTTGTATTCAAGAGCTTTGTATCCGACCCTCAAGTTCCTTGCTATACTGGAAGGCGACCATTTCATCCAACAGGAGAGAACGCAGCAAGCCTTGAAGGTCTCTATCTTTCACACGTGAACTTTCTCCACAATAAATTACTTTTTTGGGGTCTAATCGACAATAAATGATTTAGTTAACAAATGCTGTGTCTTACCTCCTACAAGTTCAAAGCAGAGAGATTTTCATTACCATGAACAAAGGGGAAAGTGATTGATTGAATTATGAATGGTAAGAATATAAAAAATTCCAACAGAAAGGAGAGATTTTTGGAAAACGAATACCAGCTTCAGCAATGAAGAAATAGCAATGTAGTTCCGTCCACGAGTTTTATTCCTTTTGTCTTGTTAGTTTGAGCAAGTTTAAGATGTTTTCATACACAATAAATGTGATTGAAGCAGCTGGGACATTCTTTAGAAGGTTTGGTGTAATACCCCTGTAAAACCCACGAATGCCCTCAAACCTGCAGGGTTTTGTAAACAAACGGCAGAGAATTTATTACTATGCTGTAGGTTATGGAATGAGAGCTGACAAAAGCTCCAACTTCACTTCGCAGGGTCCCCTTGGTTAATTCTCAAGGCATTGAGCGATAGCAAAATTCAAAGAGTAGAAGCACATTTGTTCTCCTGGTAGTGTAACGTTATTGGACAGGTTAGTTCTTACCGTGCAGTTTCCTTAAGAACGTGGAAGCTATCCATGTATCTTGGGATCCCATCATTGCCTGGTCTTTGCTGCAAGCAGACAGAACAATCATTTAATTCCAAGAatttaagagagagagagagagagagagagagagagaatataGGCATACCTGCAACCGAGCTCGAATAACCTGAAAACCAAGTCACTCAAGAATCAGCCAAGATACATTACCATAAAAACCACAACACAGTTCACACCATCAAGAAAAATCTCAATTTACTTGAAATGGGTATGTCAGAAGCATGGCAGCAATTTTAGAACATCCTCCAAGAACAGCATAATCACCCGAATTCTGTGAGAGGGAGACAATTCACAGTAAGAGGCCAAGAGTTTCCATTTCACGTGGTGAGGACCTAATGGAGTAAGATCTTAAATCCAGGTTTTAAgccagagaaaagaaaaaggcaagGGTTTTCTCTAATGTCATAGAATGTTGCTCATAATTTATAGTCATTGCATGAAATATGCCTACTGCAAGGGGTGGAGAAAACATGATTAGCTTATATGGAGGAAAGGCATCGGAAAAGGATATCAACTATATGCaagatcaaataaatatttctacttCTCACAGTATACTCATGTTAAGCAAACTCAAACCAAAAACTTGTACCAGTAATTCCCCAGAACTTTGAGCATCCATTCTGGTCCCTTTAGACCTTGAGTTGGCAATAACTTTACGGAGTTCTTCATAAACTGTAAATTGAATGGCACCATGAGAAACCTGCTGTAGCAACAAAACACATCTATGAATTCATCCCATGAAATAGTGTAAACAGAATGTCTTTTTATGACAAACGTACAAGCTCTTTTCCACTCCATAATGAATCCTCAACAACATTTTACATCCCTATTGGAAataggaggaagaagaaaagcaacaaagaaagaaaaggacaaATGAACAGTAGTTTAGTTTGTTATAATGTGAATTTCTCGTTTAAACTTTAGACTAAGGCCCATGTTTGATTAACGGAAAATTGCAGTATAATGATTGGAAGGCATGAAAGTTTAAAACTAACTAATATGCGTGTGTCAAACTGGCACAGATAAATTTTTGATAGGAAAGTGATAGAACCCAAATACATTGAGATACTTGGTGGAAGGTACAAAAATCTTAGATCATCTAAGTATTCTCAATGGCATCATTTCTGAGCTGGAGGTGATAGGAGTGAAGATAGAAGACGAAGATAAGGCACTCCAACTCAGATGGTCACTTCCTCCTTATGGACACATGAAACCAATTTTGATGTACGGAAAAGAAACTTTAGATTTTGTTGAGGTTATTAGTAAACTTTTGTTAGAGGCAAAAAGACTGAAGAGTGAAGGACATACTTCACAAGAGAATTTAACAATGGTAGCTAGCAAATGTAAAAGCAAAGAGTTCGTGCTGAAAAGGGTTTGTTGGCAACGTGGACAATCTGGGCACATGAAAAAAGATTGTCCTAATAGAACAAGTTTGTCAAAAGGCTCTGAGTCAAATGCTAATATTGCCTTTCTTGTTAGGGAAGATACTGACCCCCTTGACCCCCTCTAAAGAAGACGAAAATTCATCCTCGTGGTATGTCTGCTTTACCATGATAGAAGATGTGATTGTGATGTTAGCGGCTCCACAAATTTGCACACGAGGCATTGACTTGGTGGCTATGCAAGGTGTGTGGTGGAAGTTATGTCGATGACTGAAAGACTTCAAAGTGAGCCAAGTGGGTGGAAGTTGCACCATAAATATTCGCAACATTTTGTCGGCATGTGATGAAAAAAGGAAATTCTTGGAAGATGGTATTTTAAGTGGTCTACTCATTATGGTGGAGTGATTTATAATGGAGAATTGGGAATTATGATTGTCAGTGAAGATAATGGACATTTCAGAAGATGTGgattcttcaaatatcttgCCAAGGTGGAATTTGTTGGGATTGGCAAGATGTGGGAATCCCACATcgttgaaattgaaaaaaaaaagggggtgGGCTTCTTGGTTATAAAAGGAGAAAGGCTCctttgttttaatccatctcaATTAGCAAAAATACTTTAAGCTTTTGTATgctaattaaattctctcttttgCATTTTCTACTTCAAGagtgggaaaaagaaaaagggtgtGAGTAGACAATAGCTTTGAGGAGAGTCATTTTTGTAAATGGGATCGGGGAGAGATTTATGTGTGATTGTAGCAATTTGTCACATAGTAAATTTTTCTGGTCCGTGGTTTTTCTCCAATTGAGGAGTTTTCTATGTAAATTCTGATGTTCTTAGAtttaatgctttcttttaaCTTGCTATTTTCTGCGTATTTCCTACAGTAGAAGTGGGAGGTTTTTTCCCAACATTCCCCGGCCATACTATACACACGTCAGACCGGCAACCTCCATCGATGATTTCTTTATGATACTTCCATTGGTGCCTCCCCTTGATTTTTGCCTTCAGGAATCGACAACGACCTCTCTTCGGACCTCTTTGATTCCACACCGATCTCTCCACGGCCTTTTCACGACCTGTTGACATTTCTTCCAAGTTTTCATCTTCAACCTTTGAAACATCATCACCAACGATCACCCTTTGAATTTCTTTTGTCAATGATCTCTCCTTGCTCACGGATCATCTTCAAACGCTTCTCCTCCTCCAACTTGATGGCATTTCGTGCCCCTTGGTGAGTTTTCGAATGGCTCTTCCAACCCTTTGTCTTCGTGTTCTTCGACCGCTTTCCCaaccttttcttcttttttccattACTTTTCCAGAAGCATGTTTTCTTGTTTGCCGTACATCTCTTTGCTTCCGTATGAcctccttctttctctttttcctaatatttttcttcaacgATTTCTTGTTCTCTCCATTTGCATTCCTCTGTGGAAGATTTTGATGATTCTTCCTTTTACGTGGTTGCCTCACTCTCTTGATCTTCAACCTTCTCAGCATCCttgatttctttatttgttttccagCCTTATTCTTCATTGTTTCTCCTTTTCCAGCGTTGGCTTCTGCCTCAACATTGTGCACAACATCtacattttcttctttaatctcAGCAACTTCATGGGGAGTTTTATTCTGAAAAGACTGGAATATCgtcttcatctccttcttccTTTCCTCCTTCCATCGATTCCTCAGCTCATCAAACCCTTCACGGATGCTCTTCATTATTTCTTCACAAAAGCTCTTGTGTGAATCCATGTCCAGAATCGaatggctctaataccaattgatagaaCCCAAATATATTAAGATATAATTGATAACCAAAATACAAGATAAACCGAGTAATTTGAGGAACTTGGACCCTCCCAATCTTGAGATACTCTCAAGCCCCTAACCATTCACCAAAATATTGCTTACTTTTCCCCTTCCCTATCCACTGTATTTATAACCAAACTTCCCTAACAAACTACTTATCTAGTTACTAATATACCCTTACTCCTCTAATCCCCTAATAACCCCCTAATACGCGATCCTATCACTGAGCCAAATTACGAAAAGGGGGGAGATGAGACATCCCACAAGACCAATGGGTTACAAAACCCAATTAATGCAATAAGATTCATACTGTGCAGaagtaaaaaaatcaaactgttaaaagaaaattaagctAAAATCTAACAGCTTACAAGCATAAGACCAGGAACAATCCCTTTATAAAGGGCAGCAAAACCTTCCTCCCTCAAAATGGTTCTGAAGGCATCTGCAATTAAACATGATAGATGTGCATAGAATCACATGAATACGAAATAATAGAACAAAGCAACGAAACATCTAAAGGAGCGTGGAATCTACTGTTGTTGCTGATGCAAGAACGAAGAGAGGTAATATAAATATCACCTtcctaatatttattttaatgttaTTCCAAGAACAGGAGTGAACTAGCGTTAGGTTTCAAGCCTAGACTATTCTCGATTAAAAATGAACCAACAGTGCAACCCCTGAAAAAAGATACCTACCCGCAATCTACAACCTTTGTCTTAGTGCATTCTCCGAAATCATAGTGCTGAAGGATCAGATCATTTCAATCAGGTTACTTTTTTTGCAACTATTAGAAAGGCTTATCTATATTACGTTTAACTTTCCAATGTTATGCTTCTTCAAGAATCAATGGACCTTGAATAAAGCTACAAGAGAAAAGGCTAGAATTTTGAATCTTACTTGTCCGTTACCAGAATCAGGAAAATTTGCTGTTGAAAAAAGGATAGGATTTTCATAGATGTTTGAAAGACatagaaataaacaaatgtATTCTTCAAGGTCCCTAGATGGAGCTACTTCAGGATTTTTGTGACGTTTCTTCCTTTCTGATCAAAACCAATTAGAGAATTTTGTAGTAAAATCCAGTCAATGAGTGGGTTCGGACTTCTTgttgtttctcctttttttttttttttttgttgaattatgagtttttttcttttttacctttagtttcaaaatttaatatttgaagttatttactttattgtttaatttatatttcagtttttggtttttaagtttttaattttaagttattaAGTTATGTTTTTAATATGCCTTTAATTGGTAAGTTATTAAGTTTACAAAGGGTGATGTCTCATGTAAAATATGTATCACAATTTTGTGTACCACATTTTGAGTATCACATTTTGTGTATCACAATTGTAGTATCATATTCATTGTATCATATTTCGTATACAACATTTTGTGTATCACCAATTTTTCCtacttcaataaaaaaaaatgaatttcactctcattttcattttttcttctttttgtttaacAAACATTGAGATATTGATTTGCTTCCGcaacatttattttttccatCAATTCCATTTTCTCAACAGTAGTATCTGAGCTACTTTGATTTTTCACCAGTAGTATCAgagatactttttttttttttttttttttacatattcttttctctttttgacgattttccttttcatatttaaatattttattccttgACAAGTCTAAAAATCAAGGTaaacgagagagagaaatatGAAATAATTAGATTTAACTTAATTACCAATCATAAGATCTTATAacttactaggataaggtatttCCCAAAGAGAGCACATTATGATAAATTGAATGCAAGATAGAAGGCAGACCATATAGCCCAGAATAAGGTTGAGCTTGATGAAGAGGACTCTGAAGCTGCATTCTTGTTTTCACAAGCCATACTGGATTTGTGCAAAAACAAACCTGACGAAGCAGTAAAACCACAGTTGtgaataataaaaatagaaaatttaaaataatgagcACATAGAAATATAATTCTAGTTAGTCAAAATTTGTTTGATattcacaaaaataaaaaatccaagGACGTGCTGCAGGACTTCATAGGATTGATAAAAAATGCAAATGAGCCAACcaataaaagaggaaaaaaagacTCCTAAACTCACCAAAGCTCCTGCTTCCGCTGCAGAAGCGAGATGAAGACTAGGACTCAAGTCCTTCTTTCCATTGTCAGAATATCTTTGTTTGGCTCTTCCATAGCTACAATGCAATGAGGGAAAACATTTAGTAGAGTtccaaagaaaatgaaatgttcagCCAACAGAACAAAAATTATTAGATCAGCCAATCACTTGGACAGACTTCATCTGTTGGGTTATTGAATAAGTTTCAAAGACAAACCATCCCTATTCTCATGGATCTCAACTAATGGAGATGCCATTAAAGGTGCTTTAGAGTAGTAGATTTTGAGGCGAGAACtatcctaagactataataaccacctcttgctacagtaaatactattttatatttCACAATTAGCTACAGtcaaaactatttcaaaacccctatttgctacagtttttactattttatattcatcatttttttattctttgctacatagtttactatttctttctcaaactaaaatagtttacacctcaaacacatactattataactcaaactaaaataatctacaccccaaacacaaactattataacctagaTATAATAACCTgcgactataataaccaactccttGCCCCAAACGCCCCTATGTGATTATCTGATTCTCGAGTCAAATTTCGAAAGGAATCCAAATGGCTACATTTCAAGCACTATAGGTTTTTTCATCCTTCTTCAAGGGAATATTTTTCTATCATTAATGCTGAGCTCACACAGTGGAAACTCTAgaggattttttaaaaatcttattGAGGGTCTTTCTCAATTTTTCAAGTTTGCACTGTGTACCTTGTATGACTAGGAGTTTTTTTCAAAGTTCCTCGTGGCTATGAACCATCATGAGTTGGTCTAGTGGTAAAAAGGAGACATAGTCTCAATAAATGGCTAAGAGGTCAAATGTTCAATCCATGGTGGCCACCTACCTAAGAATTAATTTCCTACGAGTTTCCTTACCacccaaatgttgtagggtCAGATGGGTTGTCCCGTGAGATCAGTTGAGGTGTGCGTAAGCTGGCGCAGACTCTCCAagatatcaataaaaaaaaaaaaaaaaaaaggttcctTGTGGCAATGATGGGAGTTGGAGCAGGTAGCCTCTCTTTCTAGAGTTTTCATGGGTTTCTGCCCATACTTTGGATAGTGGTTTAGGAGCTGGTTTTGTATTTCATTGTATACGGCTTTAGTTTCAGTGGCTTTGGTCTACCTATCTTGCTTCTGCAATAATTTAGTTTTGCTAGTTGCTCCCTTGAGCACTTTGCTCCTTAATGTTTTATTCTAGCTATCGTATCTTTTGGTTTGGTAGCTTGTTTTCTTCGCTCCCATTCTATTTTGTATCCTTGACCcttttctttcttattatttatgaaTGAACAAGTTTAAGGATAgatcttgttttgaaaagagaATTCAAGAAACAAGATTTACGAActacttttttatttcttttagttctcaaattttggcaTTGATCTTGTTTTAGAAAAGAGAATTCAAAgtgaaaattaatcaaaaaagttaaaaaattgtGTATAATAAGCACAATGCCTCCCttacaaatttcaataattttcccTAATTTTTTTGTGGCCCTTACATGACCAAACACTTTAGTGGTGACACATAAAAGAGAATAACAAAAGAACTCATATCATATAAGGCTGAGTCAGTATTCAAGTGATTAGTGTCAGGGCGTTCAATATGTGTCATCTGAGTATATATATGTCTTTATGCCTCATACcgaaaaggaaaaaagttgTGCAATCATTACCCATTTACTtacaaaaagaaatataaaccCCAAGAAACAGTTGACCCGAGAACTGCAGGATAGAAGCCTGCATATAGCCCTCTCAAGCCCTGAAATAAAGGAAGCATCACAATCTATATGGGAACAAAGGTCAAACAACCAAGTGTAATGTGATATAGAAATTTCGGGCAAAACAAGTCCTTAACAAGCATTATAAGTAACAAGAAAGTTTGGAAGGTCGAATGTAATAAGTGTTGAGAATCATACAAAAACGCACAGGACCAGAAACTGATGTTAAGCACTGCTCAATTTTCCAGTGGCAAGCAACACATCATAAGAATATTATGCAAAGGAGCTAAAGAAATCAACTTATGATAGTAAATTACTTTATGACGAGCAGTTAGTTTCACCCGTTAGCAAAGTCATTAGAACAAGATACATGTGATTTCTCGTAAAGGGGGAGataattatagtaattataaaattagatgCAAAAATTTTCTGTTATCAGATGTATGATTGCAGGAAGtaaaatttcttatttctttgaaaagagaaaatactaCTCCATTTTAACGCAGTAATTCAGaccaacaaaagaaaaatgcatCTCCAACCCTCTATAGCATTGATTTGTAATCTTCACGTTCTTTGGCCCGTCAATGATAATGCATCATACCCCGCCcaccaaaaaataaatgaataaataaatcttcgcat
The nucleotide sequence above comes from Benincasa hispida cultivar B227 chromosome 3, ASM972705v1, whole genome shotgun sequence. Encoded proteins:
- the LOC120073292 gene encoding folate transporter 1, chloroplastic isoform X2; the encoded protein is MWQWENATAGALAGFATVAAMHPLDVVRTRFQVYDGRGSNLPTYKNTVNAIFTITRMEGLRGLYAGFYPAVLGSTVSWGLYFFFYGRAKQRYSDNGKKDLSPSLHLASAAEAGALVCFCTNPVWLVKTRMQLQSPLHQAQPYSGLYDAFRTILREEGFAALYKGIVPGLMLVSHGAIQFTVYEELRKVIANSRSKGTRMDAQSSGELLNSGDYAVLGGCSKIAAMLLTYPFQVIRARLQQRPGNDGIPRYMDSFHVLKETARFEGIRGFYRGITPNLLKNVPAASITFIVYENILNLLKLTRQKE
- the LOC120073292 gene encoding folate transporter 1, chloroplastic isoform X1, producing MWQWENATAGALAGFATVAAMHPLDVVRTRFQVYDGRGSNLPTYKNTVNAIFTITRMEGLRGLYAGFYPAVLGSTVSWGLYFFFYGRAKQRYSDNGKKDLSPSLHLASAAEAGALVCFCTNPVWLVKTRMQLQSPLHQAQPYSGLYDAFRTILREEGFAALYKGIVPGLMLQVSHGAIQFTVYEELRKVIANSRSKGTRMDAQSSGELLNSGDYAVLGGCSKIAAMLLTYPFQVIRARLQQRPGNDGIPRYMDSFHVLKETARFEGIRGFYRGITPNLLKNVPAASITFIVYENILNLLKLTRQKE
- the LOC120073292 gene encoding folate transporter 1, chloroplastic isoform X3 — encoded protein: MWQWENATAGALAGFATVAAMHPLDVVRTRFQVYDGRGSNLPTYKNTVNAIFTITRMEGLRGLYAGFYPAVLGSTVSWGLYFFFYGRAKQRYSDNGKKDLSPSLHLASAAEAGALVCFCTNPVWLVKTRMQLQSPLHQAQPYSGLYDAFRTILREEGFAALYKGIVPGLMLQVSHGAIQFTVYEELRKVIANSRSKGTRMDAQSSGELLNSGDYAVLGGCSKIAAMLLTYPFQVIRARLQQRPGNDGIPRYMDSFHVLKETAR